A part of Helicoverpa zea isolate HzStark_Cry1AcR chromosome 17, ilHelZeax1.1, whole genome shotgun sequence genomic DNA contains:
- the LOC124638399 gene encoding farnesyl pyrophosphate synthase-like isoform X2, with amino-acid sequence MALLLPKTLFFNQIRTLHKTPVKLSIPITFKSDINYKKFDEVRPEVMKSLMSSPKFTKQLPEVGTRIKEMLDYTMHGGKRSTGLSVPFGYQIMEDPKYFVEEKLHTARFLGWCLEILHANLLTIDDILDANTTRRGLTCWYLRPEVGTSATNDSMLIYLCLMEVLQINFEKEPYYVDLIKIIHDTAMYTGIGQYLEYSSSYMKNGKERDLTEQINICFEVGKLLQYQNDFKDVYWDKATYGKDGTDIQEGKLSWIAITALERCNEAQRSIFKEYYGSKDPEHVKQIKQLYDELQMDKMYAEFEHSFYENMKRRIYTLPTEGEIQYFLQILEVCRQRAY; translated from the exons ATGGCGTTATTGCTCcccaaaacattatttttcaaccAAATAAGGACATTACATAAGACACCGGTTAAATTAAGTATACCAATAACTTTCAAATCGGATATAAATTATAAGAAATTTGATGAAGTCCGACCCGAAGTGATGAAATCCTTAATGTCTAGTCCTAAGTTCACGAAACAATTGCCTGAAGTTGGTACCAGGATTAAAGAG ATGTTAGATTACACAATGCACGGAGGAAAACGTAGCACCGGATTATCTGTTCCCTTCGGCTATCAGATAATGGAAGATCCAAAATACTTCGTAGAAGAAAAACTGCACACAGCACGATTTCTAGGATGGTGCTTAGAAATT tTACATGCAAACCTACTGACTATAGACGATATATTGGACGCAAACACGACTCGCCGTGGCCTGACATGCTGGTACCTACGACCAGAAGTCGGTACATCGGCGACTAACGACAGCATGCTCATATATCTATGTCTGATGGAAGTCTTGCAAATTAACTTCGAGAAAGAACCTTATTATGTGGATTTGATTAAGATTATTCATGAT ACAGCCATGTACACAGGAATAGGACAATATTTAGAGTACTCATCAAGTTAca TGAAGAACGGAAAAGAAAGAGATCTTACAGAGCAAATCAACATCTGCTTTGAAGTTGGTAAACTTCTACAATATCAG aacgaCTTCAAAGACGTCTACTGGGACAAAGCTACCTATGGAAAAGATGGCACAGATATTCAAGAAGGTAAACTCTCCTGGATTGCCATAACAGCGCTGGAGCGCTGCAATGAAGCTCAACGTTCTATTTTCAAAGAATACTACGGCAGCAAAGACCCTGAACATGTTAAGCAAATCAAGCAGCTTTATGATGAATTGCAAATGGATAAAATGTACGCTGAGTTCGAACattctttttatgaaaatatgaaaCGGCGAATTTATACTTTGCCCACTGAAGGAgagatacaatactttttgcAAATATTAGAGGTGTGCCGACAGAGAGCTTATTAA
- the LOC124638400 gene encoding farnesyl pyrophosphate synthase 1-like — MASLLRRSSLYYKQSRTRLQKNAAAISVRSFNLNAEKRAFKDVLPEVIDTVLKGPKLTDLPDVRKWIRQLLENTLCGGKLGRGLMVSAGYRMFEEPYNYSKEMQHSARILGWCVEMLQTSYLIADDVIDGATVRRGKPCWHLRPNVGISAVKDAVLIQQCILDILDMVFGKTPFFTDLLRYFNDAMYRSTLGEHLDCSTAYSKEKNNIDMLHMDHVNAIAINKSAYYSIKLPIFVALLLVKNGKDMASKELDNICINIGRFMQCQDDYMDAYGNEVVTGKTGRDIQEGKCSWVAVTALQHCNDAQRSIFKQYYGSNDPEHVKRIKRLYDEVHLPQLYEACERTAHDDIVRQIQAIEHEGARHFLLEVLNVAYKRIY, encoded by the exons ATGGCATCATTGCTCCGACGTAGTTCGTTGTACTACAAGCAGTCGAGAACACGATTGCAAAAAAATGCGGCGGCCATTAGTGTCCGTAGCTTTAATTTGAACGCAGAGAAAAGAGCCTTCAAGGATGTATTGCCAGAAGTCATAGACACTGTTTTGAAGGGGCCCAAGTTAACTGATTTGCCTGATGTTAGAAAGTGGATAAGGCAG ttATTAGAAAACACATTATGTGGAGGAAAACTAGGCAGAGGACTCATGGTTTCAGCTGGTTACCGAATGTTTGAGGAGCCATATAACTACTCAAAAGAGATGCAGCATTCAGCTCGTATTCTGGGGTGGTGTGTTGAAATG TTGCAGACATCATATCTGATAGCGGATGACGTCATTGACGGTGCAACAGTTCGGCGCGGCAAGCCCTGCTGGCATCTGCGACCAAATGTCGGGATTTCTGCCGTAAAGGATGCAGTACTTATTCAACAGTGCATTCTGGATATACTGGACATGGTTTTCGGGAAGACGCCTTTTTTTACGGACCTGTTAAGATATTTTAATGAT GCTATGTATAGATCAACACTGGGCGAACATCTCGATTGCTCGACAGCGTACAGCAAAGAAAAGAATAACATCGATATGTTACATATGGACCACGTTAATGCTATCGCTATAAACAAATCAGCATACTATTCAATCAAATTGCCGATATTTGTTGCCCTACTCTTGGTGAAGAATGGAAAAGACATGGCTTCTAAAGAACTGgataatatttgtataaatatcgGTAGATTTATGCAATGtcag GATGATTACATGGACGCCTACGGCAACGAAGTCGTCACCGGCAAAACTGGCAGAGACATACAAGAAGGCAAATGTTCCTGGGTAGCAGTAACAGCGCTGCAGCACTGCAACGACGCACAACGTTCCATCTTCAAACAATACTACGGCAGCAACGATCCAGAGCACGTGAAGCGCATCAAGCGGCTTTATGATGAAGTGCACCTGCCTCAGCTGTATGAAGCGTGTGAACGAACCGCTCATGATGATATAGTGCGACAAATACAAGCTATTGAACATGAAGGAGCAAGGCATTTCCTCTTAGAAGTTTTGAATGTTGCTTATAAACGAATTTATTAA
- the LOC124638399 gene encoding farnesyl pyrophosphate synthase 1, mitochondrial-like isoform X3, which produces MLDYTMHGGKRSTGLSVPFGYQIMEDPKYFVEEKLHTARFLGWCLEILHANLLTIDDILDANTTRRGLTCWYLRPEVGTSATNDSMLIYLCLMEVLQINFEKEPYYVDLIKIIHDTAMYTGIGQYLEYSSSYSKEKNNLEVFNMDRFNTIVIQKGAYFFFTMPLLVSLLLVKNGKERDLTEQINICFEVGKLLQYQNDFKDVYWDKATYGKDGTDIQEGKLSWIAITALERCNEAQRSIFKEYYGSKDPEHVKQIKQLYDELQMDKMYAEFEHSFYENMKRRIYTLPTEGEIQYFLQILEVCRQRAY; this is translated from the exons ATGTTAGATTACACAATGCACGGAGGAAAACGTAGCACCGGATTATCTGTTCCCTTCGGCTATCAGATAATGGAAGATCCAAAATACTTCGTAGAAGAAAAACTGCACACAGCACGATTTCTAGGATGGTGCTTAGAAATT tTACATGCAAACCTACTGACTATAGACGATATATTGGACGCAAACACGACTCGCCGTGGCCTGACATGCTGGTACCTACGACCAGAAGTCGGTACATCGGCGACTAACGACAGCATGCTCATATATCTATGTCTGATGGAAGTCTTGCAAATTAACTTCGAGAAAGAACCTTATTATGTGGATTTGATTAAGATTATTCATGAT ACAGCCATGTACACAGGAATAGGACAATATTTAGAGTACTCATCAAGTTAcagtaaggaaaaaaataatttggaagtATTCAACATGGACCGATTCAATACCATCGTTATACAAAAAGGTGCCTATTTCTTCTTCACAATGCCCTTACTCGTATCTCTGCTTTTAGTGAAGAACGGAAAAGAAAGAGATCTTACAGAGCAAATCAACATCTGCTTTGAAGTTGGTAAACTTCTACAATATCAG aacgaCTTCAAAGACGTCTACTGGGACAAAGCTACCTATGGAAAAGATGGCACAGATATTCAAGAAGGTAAACTCTCCTGGATTGCCATAACAGCGCTGGAGCGCTGCAATGAAGCTCAACGTTCTATTTTCAAAGAATACTACGGCAGCAAAGACCCTGAACATGTTAAGCAAATCAAGCAGCTTTATGATGAATTGCAAATGGATAAAATGTACGCTGAGTTCGAACattctttttatgaaaatatgaaaCGGCGAATTTATACTTTGCCCACTGAAGGAgagatacaatactttttgcAAATATTAGAGGTGTGCCGACAGAGAGCTTATTAA
- the LOC124638401 gene encoding farnesyl pyrophosphate synthase 1-like has translation MRDCCPLVTIMASLLRRSTLYCSQSRQLQKSAAASSVPNFNLNAERKAFKAVLPEVLDTVVGGPKLTGLPDVRRWIRQLLEYTLFGGKLGRGLMVSAGYRMFEEPYNYSEEMQHSARILGWCIEMLQTSYLVADDVIDGATVRRGKPCWHLRPNVGISAIKDFVLIQQCMMEMLDTVFGNTPIYLDLLRYFNESMYRTALGEHLDCSTAYSKEKNNIDMLHMDHVNAIAINKLAYYSFKLPIFVALLLVRNGKEKASQELINICMNLAGLVQYQDDYMDAYGNEIVTGKTGRDIQEGKCSWVAVTALQHCNDAQRSIFKQYYGSNDPEHVKRIKRLYDEVHLPQLYEACERTSHDDIVRQIQAIEHEGVRHFLLEVLNVTYKRVY, from the exons atgcgTGACTGTTGTCCATTAGTTACTATAATGGCGTCATTGCTCCGGCGTAGTACGTTGTACTGCAGCCAGTCGAGACAATTGCAAAAAAGTGCGGCTGCCAGTAGTGTTCCTAACTTTAATTTGAACGCGGAGAGGAAAGCCTTCAAGGCTGTATTGCCAGAAGTCCTAGACACTGTTGTAGGGGGACCTAAATTAACTGGTTTGCCTGATGTCAGAAGATGGATTAGGCAG TTATTAGAATACACATTATTTGGAGGAAAACTAGGCAGAGGACTCATGGTTTCAGCTGGTTACCGAATGTTTGAGGAGCCATATAACTACTCAGAAGAAATGCAGCATTCAGCTCGTATTCTGGGGTGGTGTATTGAAATG TTGCAGACATCATATCTGGTAGCGGATGATGTCATTGACGGCGCAACAGTTCGGCGCGGCAAGCCCTGCTGGCACCTGCGACCAAATGTCGGGATATCAGCTATAAAGGACTTCGTACTTATACAACAATGCATGATGGAAATGCTGGACACAGTTTTCGGGAACACGCCCATTTATTTGGACCTGTTACGATATTTTAATGAG tCAATGTACAGAACAGCACTGGGTGAACATCTCGATTGCTCGACTGCCTACAGCAAAGAAAAGAATAACATCGATATGTTACATATGGACCACGTAAATGCTATCGCTATAAACAAATTAGCCTACTATTCCTTCAAATTGCCGATATTTGTTGCCCTACTTTTAGTGAGGAATGGAAAGGAGAAAGCTTCTCAAGAGCTGATTAATATTTGCATGAATTTAGCCGGATTGGTACAATATCAG GATGATTACATGGACGCCTACGGCAATGAAATCGTCACTGGCAAAACTGGCAGAGACATACAAGAAGGCAAATGTTCCTGGGTAGCAGTAACAGCGCTGCAGCACTGCAACGACGCACAACGTTCCATCTTCAAACAATACTACGGCAGCAACGATCCAGAGCACGTGAAGCGCATCAAGCGGCTTTATGATGAAGTGCACCTGCCTCAGCTGTATGAAGCGTGTGAACGAACCTCTCATGATGATATAGTGCGACAAATACAAGCTATTGAACATGAAGGAGTGAGGCATTTCCTATTAGAAGTTTTGAATGTTACATATAAACGAGTCTATTAA
- the LOC124638399 gene encoding farnesyl pyrophosphate synthase 2-like isoform X1: protein MALLLPKTLFFNQIRTLHKTPVKLSIPITFKSDINYKKFDEVRPEVMKSLMSSPKFTKQLPEVGTRIKEMLDYTMHGGKRSTGLSVPFGYQIMEDPKYFVEEKLHTARFLGWCLEILHANLLTIDDILDANTTRRGLTCWYLRPEVGTSATNDSMLIYLCLMEVLQINFEKEPYYVDLIKIIHDTAMYTGIGQYLEYSSSYSKEKNNLEVFNMDRFNTIVIQKGAYFFFTMPLLVSLLLVKNGKERDLTEQINICFEVGKLLQYQNDFKDVYWDKATYGKDGTDIQEGKLSWIAITALERCNEAQRSIFKEYYGSKDPEHVKQIKQLYDELQMDKMYAEFEHSFYENMKRRIYTLPTEGEIQYFLQILEVCRQRAY from the exons ATGGCGTTATTGCTCcccaaaacattatttttcaaccAAATAAGGACATTACATAAGACACCGGTTAAATTAAGTATACCAATAACTTTCAAATCGGATATAAATTATAAGAAATTTGATGAAGTCCGACCCGAAGTGATGAAATCCTTAATGTCTAGTCCTAAGTTCACGAAACAATTGCCTGAAGTTGGTACCAGGATTAAAGAG ATGTTAGATTACACAATGCACGGAGGAAAACGTAGCACCGGATTATCTGTTCCCTTCGGCTATCAGATAATGGAAGATCCAAAATACTTCGTAGAAGAAAAACTGCACACAGCACGATTTCTAGGATGGTGCTTAGAAATT tTACATGCAAACCTACTGACTATAGACGATATATTGGACGCAAACACGACTCGCCGTGGCCTGACATGCTGGTACCTACGACCAGAAGTCGGTACATCGGCGACTAACGACAGCATGCTCATATATCTATGTCTGATGGAAGTCTTGCAAATTAACTTCGAGAAAGAACCTTATTATGTGGATTTGATTAAGATTATTCATGAT ACAGCCATGTACACAGGAATAGGACAATATTTAGAGTACTCATCAAGTTAcagtaaggaaaaaaataatttggaagtATTCAACATGGACCGATTCAATACCATCGTTATACAAAAAGGTGCCTATTTCTTCTTCACAATGCCCTTACTCGTATCTCTGCTTTTAGTGAAGAACGGAAAAGAAAGAGATCTTACAGAGCAAATCAACATCTGCTTTGAAGTTGGTAAACTTCTACAATATCAG aacgaCTTCAAAGACGTCTACTGGGACAAAGCTACCTATGGAAAAGATGGCACAGATATTCAAGAAGGTAAACTCTCCTGGATTGCCATAACAGCGCTGGAGCGCTGCAATGAAGCTCAACGTTCTATTTTCAAAGAATACTACGGCAGCAAAGACCCTGAACATGTTAAGCAAATCAAGCAGCTTTATGATGAATTGCAAATGGATAAAATGTACGCTGAGTTCGAACattctttttatgaaaatatgaaaCGGCGAATTTATACTTTGCCCACTGAAGGAgagatacaatactttttgcAAATATTAGAGGTGTGCCGACAGAGAGCTTATTAA